The following nucleotide sequence is from Schistosoma mansoni strain Puerto Rico chromosome 4, complete genome.
GGTACATCCTACATGAAGCCTAGCTGAAGTTCTAGAAAAGTTTATTTACAGTATGTTTAAGTAAAATAGTGCTCCGTGAAGATAAACTGGGTATCTCTATCATTTTGATGTGGTCCACTATTTTCGCATGATACTTTAAACCCCAAAGATGTAGATGAAATGTTTTACAATGATTTTATAAGCCCCCGATCAGTGGTTGGTGACTTCGCTCAGAATCGATTTCAGTGGTTCAGAGACACTCTCCTTTTTCTTAATAAAGGTCATGAGTTCCATATATAAGTTTACATTCTATCTTCTCGAACCCTAGTTTTGATGTTTAGTTAACATTGCTACCACAAATATCCCGACTAGTTGGCTACTGAAATTGCTAATTTGATCTTGTCATATTGGCGTGGTATGCGAATTAAGGCTAATGCAAATTTCTCTCAAGCTGTGCATTGATTATGACTATGATTTTGTTAATGAACGATTTACACTTTTCAGTTGATAAACCTCTACGTTAGTTGGTAGGAgccaattttatttatttaaacgcataaacattggtacacggaggcaccaaatatatatgcgccacacaaatcagtcgatttgtgtgagggctagaaTACTACCTGGGTAccaaaaccgaagcaggtggttttcttagggagccacacctggGGCCTTCGAcgtgaaggtctaatccacaaggcagtagagcaacaTCTcaagatgtagtcccatgatagccggtaacTAACAACTGGtttatactccatttgttccttcaagacactggagcccatatgtacctttggtttggaatcagggttctccaactccactaggtaaaccctccgtatccaccaatccggttaaagggTCGGGGATTTGCTTTTCGCCCTCTctgtttcgtaaacaacaccccggccacgagaagacagtgagtaggacttccctgacagaggctatatacgcgtagccaatgtgatagcatttcgagaggcagagcggactctccccgctctcggctgtaccagggcatttggaggcgaTAGGAGCCTAACCAAAATATGGAACGACCAGTGAAATAAGTAAAGGGAGTCAACTGTATGAGACCAACAGGATGGTGTTAACAAGAGATTGTGCTGTAAGTAGCCTACCAGTTTGACATTTTGAAGATTCATTTATTGATGACTGTCGGAGAAAAAAAGGAATGCTTTGATTTTGACCCAGTAGTGTATGTACAAATACtcttggatcagaccttttatATGATCATGTAGTAATGCTACGGGAGACCCCCATGCTATTGAAGAAACTCTTCAGTACTCTTTAAATGCCAATTGGTCGCCGCGGTTATTTTATTTACATCAAGCAAATCACATTATGCATTTTCGAATTGTGTTAACCACTGCATATTCTGCAAATCTATTGCATAATAGACAAGCCGAAAACATTACTGAGTGCTTAATTGAGGTCCCCAACTTGTCTAAGTCAGATAACCACTGAGAACCTGGGCTCAATTTCCGGTTGCGCACCACTGAGGGGTCCGGTGCTAAGACGATACAGCCATCCAACGCTACCAGATCTTTGATGGTCGACTAACTTAAATTGGTTCACGATCTCAATGAAACCCAACAACCTCCACGAACTATACCGTTAATCACTAAGTAATCCTCACTACtactaatttattaaataacaaGTAATCAATCAACATCCCCATACTCCTACTAACAAATGTTGAGAAATATTAAAAAACCGCAACCGTGCTTTTGCTTTCGTTTAAGTGAAAAGACTACAACCTATTTTATCAGTGTTGAACGCAGTTCGGCCAATTAGAAAtgagacatgtgatgagtaagtgAGAACATTGTCGAGTTTGATGGCGAACGCTGGATAGGCCATCAATGAATTGAACACGGATAAAAGAAAGCCAAAACAAGACAAGTAAGTCAACTCCGGACTCGATGACTGTTGGTTCACAGTTGATACGAAAGTGAGTGGGCCCCGACCGGGATCTAGCGACTGAATACCGTAGATTCACAAATCGTTTCCCGATTTGAAGTTAACTAATCCTTACATCTGTCAGCTAATTTTCTGTGACTGATCTATAGATTTCGTCTGGATGGTAGGATGTCATAATTAAGTGATACGTGAGTTTCTGAATCTGAATGCCTGGATGTTGCAATCTATGAAATACGAAGTACAGAAATCCCAACTAGTATAAGTATGACAAGTCCTAAAGTATTCACTTCGTAACGCTACCACATGACTCTTGAGTCTACTAATGAACACACCAAACCCCTAACTAATATCCCATAATTCATTTCCAAGACGATCTAGTCACGTTTAGTAGTGCGTTGGCACCCAGTGGAAATGTTTTAAGCAACTTACCTTAATCAAAAAGCCTATATTAGATGCTAGTCTTATCAACAGTTAAGACGCTACACAGGGAAAACTCCACAGCATTGACACAATGGCACACGGAAAAACCACAAGTAGTTATAAGATAAGTATATTAGGAACGAGTAACAACCAGAAACATAACACTCAAAAGAAATGAAACCTAATACTCTTCACCTTCCCCTTCGCCCTCGCCATCAACGCTGTCAACACCGACCTCCTCGTAATCTTTCTCAAGTGCGGCCAGATCTTCACGAGCCTCAGAGAATTCACCCTCTTCCATACCTTCACCAACATACCAGTGTACAAACGCACGTTTTGCGTACATCAAATCAAATTTATGATCTAGACGCGCCCAAGCTTCGGCTATTGCGGTTGTATTACTCAACATACAGACAGCACGTTGAACTTTTGCCAAATCACCGCCAGGAACAACTGTTGGTGGTTGGTAGTTTATACCTACCTTGAAACCTGTTGGACACCAATCCACAAACTGGATAGTACGTTTAGTTTTTATTGTTGCTATGGCAGCGTTGACATCCTTGGGGACAACATCACCACGATATAACATACAGCACGCCATATATTTGCCGTGACGAGGGTCACATTTCACCATCTGATTTGCTGGTTCGAAGCATGCATTTGTGATTTCTGCAACGCTTAACTGCTCGTGGTAAGCCTTCTCAGCTGAAATTACTGGTGCATAGGTAGCCAACGGGAAGTGGATACGAGGATAAGGTACCAGATTAGTTTGGAATTCCGTCAAATCCACATTTAGCGCACCATCGAAGCGCAGTGATGCAGTAATGGAACTCACTATCTGACCAATTAGACGATTTAAATTTGTGTAGGTTGGACGCTCTATATCTAGATTCCGTCTAAAAAACATTGTTTAATTCACTGAAACAGCAACTTACCGACAAATATCATAAATGGCCTCGTTGTCAACCATGAAAGCACAGTCAGAATGTTCTAATGTTGTATGTGTAGTCAAAATGGAATTATATGGTTCAACCACAGCTGTAGCAATCTGTGGTGCAGGATACACAGCAAACTCCAATTTCGATTTTTTGCCATAATCCACACTCAAACGTTCCATCAGTAAAGATGTGAACCCAGAACCAGTACCACCGCCAAATGAATGGAAAATCAGAAACCCTTGAAGTCCAGTACACTGGTCAGCCAACTTGCGAATACGATCCAAAACTAAGTCCACTATTTCTTTCCCAATTGTATAATGACCGCGAGCATAGTTATTAGCAGCATCCTCCTTACCAGTTATTAATTGTTCTGGATGGAAAAGTTGACGATAAGTTCCAGTTCGCACTTCATCTACTACAGTTGGTTCTAAATCTACGAAAACAGCTCGTGGCACATGTTTTCCAGCTCCTGTCTCACTGAAGAATGTATTGAACGAGTCATCACCACCTCCAATAGTTTTATCACTTGGCATCTGTCCATCAGGTTGAATACCATGTTCTAAACAATACAACTCCCAACAAGCATTTCCCATTTGTACACCAGCTTGACCAACATGTACACTGATACATTCACGctgtaaaatataaattaaaatgttattcaatTGCTTACCATTTTGATAAAGTTCAGAAATAACGAAGCAGAAGCACACGTAACACAACGAAAATTTAAAATGAATCTAACAAATATGGCCGCCTCATGTATTATATAGTTTATTGAACATCTATTATTTAAATTCTATTGGTTAATTCATTACCATTACTTTGCgttgattggttaatttaatGTTATGTCTTACATTCTAGAGAATTCTATTAGTTCTTACTTCAAACTGGAGTGAATATATTGGAAAAATTTATGTTGCCAATTTGAATGGATGGTGAAAAAAAAAAGGAACCAAACCGCCTTATTTCAGCCTGTATTTAGACTTCATATCTGAAATTTCATGAAAGACCCAAAGATAATATTCTCATGAATGACCTGATGAAGACaataattgaaattattattattatttaaacatataaatattggtacaaagaagcatcagatacatatgcgccacacaaatctcatttgatttgtgtgagggatgtgatactgaccaggtgaccaaactgaagcagatagtttttttaggaggccacacctggagcctttgactcAAAGATCTGATCTATaaggcagtggatcatcgtgaggagatgcagtctcatggtagccggtgaccaacagttggttcatacgccattcgatccttcaggatactggagcccatgtgcacgattggtttggaatgagggttttccaactcccctaggtggacacggcgtgtccaccaacccggttaaagcgccggacattcgcttttcatcctctcagtttcgtaatcAACAGtcgtggcacgagaaggcagtgattaggacttctctggtagaggttatatacgtgtggtcatgtgagagcatttggagagggagagcggactctccccactctcgaccgtaccagggcatttgggggcaaactTAATATGTGAAATTTCATGAAAGACTCAAAGATAATATTCTCATGAATGACCTGATGAAGGCAATAATTGAAAACTGAGAAAGTATTTGATATGTATACTTTTTGACCTTAAAAATGTTCCGTTTTAAGATCTTTGAACTTGATATATCTCTATTAGATGTTAAAGTTGATTGACGTTCTGGAGAAGTGCTCTACTGTATCTCTATTGACCTGAAAGTTAGTAATCATCAGTGTAAATCATAGCACAAGTGGGCCATCGACCTAAGTAATACCATTATTTCATATGAGCACAGTAAGAGTTAAAATGGTAAAAATACTAGTGTAAATGATAGTGAGAAACTAAACAATGCAAAATATAATTAGTAATATATCAATAAAATCAACGGATAAACTAATAGAGTATCAATACTCAAAATCTTAAGGAAGATACTTAAacacttacttgcttacttacacttgttacccctcgtggaggagcataggccgcccaccggcattctccatctaactctatcctgggcaatcttttccagttcttcccagttaacattcatccttttcatatctgctatttcccggcgtaatgtgttctttggccttcctcttttctgctttccttccggatttcaagttagcgtttgcctcgtgatgcagtttggtgatttccgtaatgtatgtccgatccacttccaacgtcttttcctaatttcctcttcagctggaagctagtttgttaAGGAAGATAATGGATACATAAATCTGAACTATTGTCATCTGTTTTTAGCAATGTCACTTAAGTTTTACAGTTATGTATTATCATCAGCTCGAATAACTGAAACCATTAAGTCTATATATTCAGATATGGCTAAAACCAACAGTCAAATACTCTGTAGACTTATAccatgtcttacttcaaccctTTTTCACCCTATTCTTACAGGTTGGAGTAGCAGGTATTTTGATAATGAGCAGTAGATATCTCGCCTACTTCATAAATCAATCTATCATatctatataagaactctcgtctaaattagaacgaatagtttcacagtatttgagcgccgagttgatgtaagacattaaataggaataatatatttgtaaaatctcagcgaatgaatttgtagtaaatccaacgtttcgcctggcaatctggtccaagctttttcaaggaattataatcaaacattaaaattatcgaatataaataggtacatggttctcacGTTATACATCAATAGGGCACATAGGCCACAAGTTGTAACACCTAATAACATCTGAATTTTTGTAAGTTGTTTTGAAATGTGTTAGTCTCTTGTTTGTCTACTTTGCATTAGGGAAATGGGACATTATTTTTCGTATCCCTTATATNNNNNNNNNNNNNNNNNNNNNNNNNNNNNNNNNNNNNNNNNNNNNNNNNNNNNNNNNNNNNNNNNNNNNNNNNNNNNNNNNNNNNNNNNNNNNNNNNNNNNNNNNNNNNNNNNNNNNNNNNNNNNNNNNNNNNNNNNNNNNNNNNNNNNNNNNNNNNNNNNNNNNNNNNNNNNNNNNNNNNNNNNNNNNNNNNNNNNNNNTGGACTTGGGCGGGGGGAGAGGGATTTCGACAATTTAGGAGAAAAGTCCATGGATTCTAAACTTTCTCAAAGGAAAAGCGTTTTAAAATAGCAATAATATTATATCTCTAAAATAAATCCGCTACAATTATAGTGGGAATCAGTTCAATACAATAGTCAACAAAGTAGATCGAAACGTGGTTGTATTCGGAAAAAATACTCGATCTAAATAACAGGAAGTATGGGAGGAGTAGACATGATGCAGCTTAAGCTTTTAGAATCATAGAACCactgtacctatttatattcgataattttaatgtttgattataattctttgaaaaacgcttggaccagattgccaggcgaaacgttggatttactacaaattcattcgctgagattttacaaatatattattcctatttaatctATCATATCTATCTTCTAACCCTTGTTGAAACCACCTAAAATAAATGAGAGGAGACAAAATCACTTCATAAACATTTCATGAAGTAACCATTTTTAAACTATTCAAActagtttattttattcttttctaCCAACTGGTCATAATTTGATAAGATAAATTGAACTCCCATCTCGccaggcaggatcgtggatgtgcactgctgaggagtcccacaataggataaaacagccgtccagtgcttccaagttttccatggtggtctatcttcaattgactcatgataccaactatgaaaatatcgaaatctccacaaaaccccttctaatattatttaattgaatCCATAATTGTCTTCGGACATCCTGTGGATAATGTGAAGTCATTGGAGTACAGTTAAATAAAAAATCAAGGATCTCTCATTTTAATACAGTAGAATAGcttagttagttagtttgttacgcctgttacccagaatggagcataggctgccgaacagcattctccaacacaatCTGTCCTCgacctttctttctagttctatccaacttttgttcattcttctcatgtctatctcaatttctcagcgtaatgtgttctttgatctccctcttctcctttggccttcaggattccatgtgagggcttgtctcgtgacacaattaggtgatttcctcaatgtgtgtcctatccacttccagcccttcttcctgatttcttcctccactggatggaatctggtttatttTCCCCCACAGTATGtcgttgctgataatgtctgaccAAATAACTCgataaaaaacgctaaccaggagaATAACTTGAGTACACTGTAATTTGACATATTTGGATACTTTTAAACGGAGACAATTTGGTCACGCCCAATAAAAATGGACCTATTCTGGTCAATTATGActaatgaaataaacaatataggtaaaatttaatttaattattgataaactCAAAAATcttaatttattgtttacaatTCATAGAAATATATCAATGGACATACTACTATTGTTTCGACAAGAAATACTAACGAATAGAAAAAAAGGGAGTGGACAACTACTGACTAAAGTCTTAGGCTAATGATGGGTGATGCCAGTTAAAATATATTAGGGAGTGAAAGCCTCCTGAAGATTCAAGGGATGATCTGTTGATCAATGTAACCAACATGAAAACTAGGTTATATAGGGTATCTTGTCGACTAACTCTACTCATCTGACGACCTTTCTGTTATTTAcatttttgcccccaaatgccctagtacggccgagagtggggagagtccgctctccctctccaaatgctctcacatggccacgcgtatatagcctctgtcaaggaagtcctactcactaccttctcgaaccacaggtgttgtttacgaaagtgagaggacgaaaagtaaaTGTCCATCTCTTTAATccggttggtggatgtggagtgtccaattaggggagttggaaaactctgattccaaaccaatggtacacatgggctccagtatgctgagggaaaaaatggcgtatgaatcaatcgttagtcatcggctaccatgggactgcatctccttacgatgatccactgtcttgtggatcagatctttgagtcaaaggctccaggtgtggcctcctaagaaaactacctgcttcagtttggtcacctggtcagtatcacatccctcacacaaatcaaatgagatttgtgtggcgcatatgtatctggtgcttccttgcaccaatatttatgtatttaaatatataaataaatttcagttaatcaaataataattaaactgcTCGAGCTATTACTTTTGTGTTAGTAGTACATATTGATCTTACAGAAAATTCAAATGTTTTCGAAAATTCTGTTTTAAGGATGTGACTTACAATATGATCATAGTTTGACCAAAGCTGTTTGAAATGAAGGCCATTAAGAACTGAGTAGGTGAAAATATTGTGAATAGTTTCtatccatcatccagaagatacaagtgtttattaacagttgtctacgcaaaatacttcggatccgttggccagacactatcagcaacaatatactgtgagagagaacaaaccagatctcagaggaggaagaaatcaggaagaagcgctggaagagGATAGGACAaacgttgaggaaatcactcaactgcatcacaagacaaacactgacatggaatcctcaaggctaaatgagaagaggaagaccaaagaacacattacactgagaaatggaaacagatatgccaagaatgaacaagaattggatagaactagaaaggaaggccgaggacagagtgtgttggagaatgctggtcggtggcctatgctccattggggggtAATAGgctcaagtaagtaagtaagtttccAGTTTCGTGATGGTGGAAAACATTTGTAGTTCACGTGAATGATTTATATGGATTTTTGTTCTCTGAAATTTCTACGACCAAACCGTAcagttcaaagaacaaaactccacctgaATTTCTAGTTTACAAAATTTTATTCAGCTACCTCAATGGTCACTTATTCAGTTCAATTCTGACACGTACTGGATCCAACTTACTTGTGATTAAGATGTATTCAATGAATTTTACCGAATTAACCACCAGTCCAGTAACCTGAACAAAATATGTGAAATGACTTATAGATTACTATTTATAGTGTCTGAGATGATTTGGAtttaaattgtgtgaaaataatcaatgaatGTTGGGTAAACTAGAGCCCTATTAGTAAAGCTCTTCTTCGATCATTTGGAAGATACTGATACAAATCATGTTATGACATAGTCAGAGTAGTAAAATGACTTAAGTTGTTCAAATAAAAAGTTGAATCTGACTTCAGACGCCATTTTGTAAAATTGTACTATAAAGTATTAGACCTTAAAATTTTGACTTTTTTTCATCATGTGTTTCtaaataactccgcctgtagctcttctagagttactgctggtcccaagcccggatttCTAAATGGATTCACAGTTCGTATTTTGTTACCCATCTTTGGATTAGAAGGGTACTATTAATAGTACTCATCATTTAACAGAAAGTTAAACTTTTATTCTCAGTATGAAGTTATGGAGacagttgaatttcattgaaatcatgaaccaatctaagttagatAACCAATACTaaaaagtcccatactaagacaaaacagccatccagtactttcccacaataggacaaaacggccatccaatgcttccaagttttccatggtggtttagcttcaattcattcatgatctcaactactgaaattactataatatccacaaaaccccttctgataataatcaacatgtgctcactagtgactggctccatatggtatttcatggagttctagtgagaagcagtaaccagtggagttcaaccaggtctgttgtgagataataactcactgaatacattgatgaatgtgtcgctcaatttcgtggatttgttgaagttagacattaacaccattggatgccggccgactcagtggtttaatgattaagcgctcgctcacgaaactgataggttctgggttcgaatcctgagaggtgggatcgtggatgtgcactgccattgaggagtcccacaacagggcaaaacggccgtccagtgctcccaggttttccatggtggtctagcttcaatcgattcatgatctcaactattaaaaattactatcatatccacaaaataccccttctgataatattttcaataattgtcgaACAATAATCTGTTTCATAACTTCAATAAAACCTTCTATTATTGATTTCATAAAGTTCTATCATAGTAATAATCAACTTGATTTTATATCTAATATGTGATTCAATGTAGGGTGTATTTGAcctgtctctctctctctatatatatacactttattgattatctataacaaaaatgaaaaaaaaaaatgttattcattgttttaattATCGATTTGTGTTGgataaatcaataaacattttCTTGATATCAGAAAAGGATTTTTCTATGATGATCTACCTATTTTCAAtggatttatgatctcaattatttttttttgttttactaatcGATTATTATCGATCtaaatttatttctaaatttagaattaaattttgaattgattgatttcaattcatttttttgattctttattattattattattatcgattaTCGATGATCTATGATCCTTAGTTATAATTATATTGTGATGAAATAATTTCTTCGGTTATATTGTGGTATATGCTActgatattgacagatataagtagtatgtatcattcatcgaaagtgaaatacttgGTGGCAGAAAGTTAAGaggatcgaagaaaagagaacgagaacagagaatgattggtatgcaTATGAAAGAACACTGAAGTCTCAAACGAATAGTCAAcgaaggtcaacaagaaccaatcaacatctcAGTGTACatgacaagctgtgaaccatatgtggagaaaCTCAAACACTACACTTCTACCGGAAGTttttgttgatgatgttgttcagaaggacgataaaagctttacgaccaaaccatccaactcagagaacaaaactccatcaaaattaccatatagttctcagattctaCTAgaagattctgtaattttgtgttcaaatgcagtcgattgtccctacttgtgttctcgttcactccAATATTAACTTGATTACAATCTTCACTCCAGTATAGTATACATAATCACTTTTAATTAATGTCTATTGTGTATGCTAAATTGACGATAATTTTGAATTTAAAATGTTatagattttcatagttgaaagcgtgagtcagttgaagctagaccaccacgggaAACCTGGGATCaccagacggccgtttcgtcctattgtgagactcctcagcagtgcgcatccacgacctcgcctcgcgagattcaaacccaggacctaccagcttcgagccagaacccttaaccgatagaccactgagctggtatccagcggtgttaatgtctaacttcaaccaatccacgaagttgagcaaccgttcaccaattgtcttcagtgagttgaattctcacaacagacgtggtttgaactccactggtcactgcttctcactagaactcctggatttacctcttgaagtcagtcccacaataggacgaaacggccgtccagtggttccaggttttccctggtggtctagcttcaactgactcacgctttcaactatgaaaatactaaatctccacaaaaaagcccttctgataatattatagatttgttatatcgtgtgcgtGCGTACTTGTGCCCTGTTTGATGTATGAAGTGATGATCCCCGcctattagagaacagtgaatttattgatcgcccaatgatacacaaaagccataTGAACAGTCTTgaatacttatcagtcctgcattttgcctagcccagccaattaagtccagaacaccaataacagcctctgcaatatgaatcattattctcaaacatactggtttaatatactaaccaaacagaccacatcgtaccaataaaatagaaaataatatttgtacaagatttagccaaatgtggctgtgaatagggggaacagtaattgatggactagggataactcaggaatggtaaatcgtacagtaatagttcataggtcaaaataaagcttataataagagggacacaaatatgaataCCCTAGGTACtgaacaattatataataggaaatatacgtatcatattggtccataaatagtcctcaaagttaccattcataaatctccacgggatataacaagatTGTAAACAGCTAGTGAGAACCTGATGAAGTAagatgaattcatgttattctactcaattatttgtttttgcTCTCTTCATGAGAATGGAAGGAACTATGTGTACAAAAATCAGTAACCATAAATATATTAGATCAAATATAACTTTGTAAATGATCATAAGTTCTGTCACAGGAAATGTATCAATGTTTTATAATCAGTAAAAATATTGGGAAGTGcttcattgaaatttcaatcattttgaaacctatggggtggagacgtggagaactacgaaagccatcatacaAAAGATATacgtgtttattaacagttgtctaagcaagatacttcggatccgttggccagacactatcagcaacaacatactgtgggagaaaacaaaccagatctcagaggaggaagaaatcaggaagaagcgctgga
It contains:
- a CDS encoding putative alpha tubulin, which gives rise to MRECISVHVGQAGVQMGNACWELYCLEHGIQPDGQMPSDKTIGGGDDSFNTFFSETGAGKHVPRAVFVDLEPTVVDEVRTGTYRQLFHPEQLITGKEDAANNYARGHYTIGKEIVDLVLDRIRKLADQCTGLQGFLIFHSFGGGTGSGFTSLLMERLSVDYGKKSKLEFAVYPAPQIATAVVEPYNSILTTHTTLEHSDCAFMVDNEAIYDICRRNLDIERPTYTNLNRLIGQIVSSITASLRFDGALNVDLTEFQTNLVPYPRIHFPLATYAPVISAEKAYHEQLSVAEITNACFEPANQMVKCDPRHGKYMACCMLYRGDVVPKDVNAAIATIKTKRTIQFVDWCPTGFKVGINYQPPTVVPGGDLAKVQRAVCMLSNTTAIAEAWARLDHKFDLMYAKRAFVHWYVGEGMEEGEFSEAREDLAALEKDYEEVGVDSVDGEGEGEGEEY
- a CDS encoding putative alpha tubulin — translated: MGNACWELYCLEHGIQPDGQMPSDKTIGGGDDSFNTFFSETGAGKHVPRAVFVDLEPTVVDEVRTGTYRQLFHPEQLITGKEDAANNYARGHYTIGKEIVDLVLDRIRKLADQCTGLQGFLIFHSFGGGTGSGFTSLLMERLSVDYGKKSKLEFAVYPAPQIATAVVEPYNSILTTHTTLEHSDCAFMVDNEAIYDICRRNLDIERPTYTNLNRLIGQIVSSITASLRFDGALNVDLTEFQTNLVPYPRIHFPLATYAPVISAEKAYHEQLSVAEITNACFEPANQMVKCDPRHGKYMACCMLYRGDVVPKDVNAAIATIKTKRTIQFVDWCPTGFKVGINYQPPTVVPGGDLAKVQRAVCMLSNTTAIAEAWARLDHKFDLMYAKRAFVHWYVGEGMEEGEFSEAREDLAALEKDYEEVGVDSVDGEGEGEGEEY